Below is a genomic region from Miscanthus floridulus cultivar M001 chromosome 1, ASM1932011v1, whole genome shotgun sequence.
caggatgtactctcctctggcagggctggatccatcggctgatgaagctcccgaccacgctcggactgtccagttttttccacgggatcatcccaaatatttctagaatctgttctaggtgctcgggtttctctgaccagcttgtcctcttctccggaatgtaccCCACGTCGTATAgcatgatcgtgttcggctcttcgtggatgtagaaccatttcttgtaccagtcatcaagcgacgtgttccatgggcagtgcaggtactgggctttcatcccgtcacggaggttgaggtacacaccttcgGCTATCTTTgaaccgccgcttcctttcttccgtagatagaaaagatggcggaaaaatcgaaatggggctagaagccgccatatgcttcgcaaagatgtatgaaagtggcgacaaagaggatcgagttgggatgcagattataaatcccaatctcgtagtaaaggcagagcccctgaagaaaaggatgtaccagaaccccaaatccccgtttgaagaagtcttcgaacaccacgatctcacctggttgtggatcggggtacccctcgcccttcggcgcacgccatcctacgaactccttgttgtggagtacccccatggtgatgaggtcttcaatggtctgctcgttgcttctcgatttccaccactccttcgccatgactcctgctttcttctacgCGTCACTCtttgccatgaatctggccttgctgatgaatgaAAAAATcacggaggattgattggtggtgatttcggcggtattagggttggcgagaggaagaagatgactgcggctgcgaatggtaatggggttcagtaaaaagtaacttacctatcgtatactatatttaacccaagagttacgccgtttcgtctgcctgagattcttgggagacgtgcgcacacgtcgtagacggttgttttcacagcctcaagatctatgccaatatatgcgcctcttcgttgccagtgtgagagggcccacgctgacgtacctacttacaggtgccatgcaactgtttgcttgaaaagataaaaaggcagtatgacgtgctatacctgtctactttttttgaccagacatgttagTTTGAACTTGATAGAGcaagtcaataaataaatacaaaaaataatagtacaagaggcatatggtttttcgccacacttctcgtgctcgaggactgtcgtGACTAtcctcgtgcttggggactgtctagaccaccatcgtgcacgggactatccagaccaccatcgtgcacggggactgtccagactaccatcgtgctcggggactgtcgcgactattctcgtgctcggggactgtccagaccaccatcgtgtacgggactatccagaccactattgtgcacggggactgtccagaccaccatcgtgcttggggactgttccgaccactctaatgctcggggactgttccgaccactctaatgctcGTGGACTGCTCCGATCACTCTAATGGTCGggaacattgctcggagaccactcttctcggctacatgtgatttgtactcacatacaattgagaggtatttatttagaccttgctacaaggctgatacctcgccttccaacaagctcggggactacatcggtacgatgcacctatcggtgtatctcgtattgcttgtacgacgattggattctcaacttcagtgagaattctttttagaccctagcaccacgtgcctacgtcacctactaccaggctcggggactaagtgggcacacttcaccttgcggtgaatgtgtttattttatcgacccctacgctctgactgttggccataactactattgtacaagggtcacttacatttttttcagaaatacaagtgggcacacttcatcaggaaagaaatatttttcttttttctttagagcaccgtgcattcttcggacaaccagaatcttcggctataatcgtggtctactactCTCTGTTTTGACCAGATtcctggcacatttgcttggtcaatgtttcaaccagttggagatgacatgaagacggatcgcatgaAGACGggtcgcattagccgaaggagatcgaatggcgtgtcacagcaaatacatggtgcttggggactagctgtgggggtattaacccctatacccttacggctaggtttgggtTGGCCCGGACCAGGAggtttggcccactagaagacgacgcgcggcctagCCGATCTgttcagagtcccgcgcaaggaatcaaggcagattaggagatcaagcaagatcctagttgattagaataggaatccttatccgaccacctatggcaattgtaactggttaggattagtttccagatctgtaaccctgccccccggattatataagcgggcaggggacccctctaaaaaataactctcattgacatacaacaatacaatcagacacatgacgtaggtattacgccttcacgacggccgaacctggataaaacctcatgtctgtcttgcgtcaccatcttatttgtagcttgcgcatctgtctgccgataatctactaccttaggcatagtcgatcatatttcgtcgacaccaaGGGACTACATGGGCCGGAAAATTTTCAACGGGCCACCGGTGGTTGTCGCCAAGGAGTTGGGCTGACCTTACAGGTCATCTCCGGTCCCACAGCGCACAAGGCCTACGAAGCCCATTGCACACCGCGAAATTCTCAAGGGCATGCTTGCAATTTTCTGCAAGCCCAGACCGCCATCGCAGCACCGGCGCCCGCCAACGAAAAGGGCTAAAACGAAAAAGAACCCTGGATGACAAAAATTTCCCACTCCACTCGAATTAGAACCCTAGCGGCAAAACCTTTGCTCCGTCCCGCCGTTCGCCCGCTCCcgtcccgccgccgccggcgccgccacccGGTATCCGCCGAGGAGGTCGCCGCCCGGGACGCTGCTCGCGGCGCCGCACTCTCTCCCGCGCCGCGGACCTTCGCCCTCCCCGCCCGCCGCCATGATCTGCGCGAGTAATGCCCCTCTCCCTGCCTCGCATCTCTGGTTCTCCTAACCCTAGCTTCTCTGATCCGTCGCTTCGCGAGCTAACTCGTCCCGTGTCGCTTCTCCCGTAGTCTCCGGCGAGGTGCCGGACGAGCCGGTGGTGTCGAAGAAGTCGGGGCTCCTCTTCGAGCGGCGGCTCATCGAGCGCTACGTTGAGGTTCGTAGCTCGGTCTCAGATCTCTCGCTGCGAATTTTTTGTTCGGGAAAATGTTTGTGCTAAATTCGTGTCGTGATGGCGATGCCCATGACATTGCAGGACCATGGTAAGTGTCCCGTCACCAAGGAGGACCTCACCATGGATGATATCGTGCCGGTCAAGACCAACAAGGTATGGCTTCTTTGGTATGCTAACAAGCTGTTGCAACAAAGTTTTCAGTAGCATGTGGTGTGGACTGTAGAGTATCAGTAGCCTTTTTGTGTCTTGTAATGTTGCTCTCCGTACTAATTGAGGAAGGAGATTAGTATCATTAGCCAATTTGGGTCTCGTGAGGTTGCTCTCGATACTTCTTGAGCAAGGTGGCAAGGAGATCCCCTGTCATCATATGAGGAAACCAAATTACACAATAATATTCATTCAAGTAATGACAGCAGCATACTATACACTACTTAATAAGTAGGTAACAGCCTATACACCATGCATCCAAAATTGAAAAGAAAGCACATAAATATTAAGAGGTTAGGGGATCAATTTGTTTGTAGCCACTGCATAACcttttgtctagaagatatatcACATAAAAGGTTGTGAGGTTAGGGATCAATTTGTTACCGCTGCATAATATAGGTTGAAAAAAAATGATGTAGGGTTTTAGCTTACCTTCATAGGAGACTATAATAATATATACATTGTCAATCCTAGATCCATTTTAGGTTCTTCTGTGTTTTCTTTTCCCATGATGTTCGAACAACCTATCCAGTAGCTGAAAAGGACATATGCTCAAGTTGTAGTTCTTTTGCTATTTGCAATGCAAAAATTCTTTCTAAAAACCCGAACTTATGAAATTTATGAAATAACTTCACCCGATTTTTTACCTTCGCCCTTAAAAGTTAAACGTTAGATTGCTATACTGAAGTTTCAAGAACTaaattaatatatattttttgaatCAACAGTGGTATTTGATTTTGTGCACTGCGCTTGTACTTTTGCAACCACATCGATTAGTGTATCTGATTAGGACAACAACATTTGTCCTATACTCATTAATTACCCTGATAATCTCGTGCACACCTAAAGTATTTTATCACTACTGTCCCAATGTGCCAAAACACTTGAAGAACTCCATTTTTTGCAGGTCGTGAAGCCCAGGCCTTTGCAGGCTGCAAGCATTCCAGGACTCCTAGGGATTTTTCAGAACGTAAGAGGTTCCAACCTTTTGCCAGTTATCTTTTCTGAGCATATTTTAGAATATCTAAAATTTGATTATGAGGTGTTGAGAACCTTTCTTCGATTGTTTTTGTTAAGTGTGGTGCTATCGAGGTAGGTAAAAGCGCAAAAAGCGTGTGCCAAGGTATGGCACAGCATAACTGTCTGAAGCCACTCTGGCCGCATCGCACTTGCTCAGGCTTGTGCCTTTCTGGGCTTAAGTGTAAAGCAGCACATGCATTTTTTGCGCCTTGTTCCAAAGGTGATTTAAGGGCCTTGTGTCTCAAGTGTGTTTTCCACTTTTGGTTGCACTGGGTGTTATATTTGAAAGTGAATCTGACAGTTGACcttatttgaagaatacaattgAAATACTTTGATGGTTCTTGCTTCTATGAATGCATTGAATCCTCATGGTACTTAATATCTCTGTGATCCATATCATTTTTATTGTGGCCTGTCCAAAGTTTTGAATCCTGATTCTCTAGCTCTTATCAGAACTTGTTTTTCCTGAATTTTGCAGGAGTGGGATGCTCTCATGCTTTCTAATTTTGCTTTGGAGCAGCAACTTCACACAGCAAGACAAGAACTTAGTCATGCACTCTACCAGGTCTTCCATTCACCTTTGCATATCCCTGTATCCTGTTTAAGTTATATTGCAATTTGCTTGGAACAATTTTTCAATATTTGGTTTTATATAGCATAGCTAAAGTCTTCAATTTTGGATTTCGGTATATCAAGGGTCTGTATTCGAGCTTCTCCATACCTTTGTAGCTGGAGGATGATAGATTCAGGTTGAATATACCACTTCACTTGAGCATTCTGAGTATCCCTCCTTAAGTTCTGATTGTAACATTAGGTGTGCTAGGATGCCGAGTCATTTGGTAGCTGAACTATGTTTCCTGGCTCGTtctaaaatgtttttttttttgaatccgGATTGGTAACTCCAAATTGTAATTTATATTTTGGATAGTAAAAGCTCGTCCCTCTGTTGATGAAAAAAGTGTAGTTTTGAACATTGCCACGAGCCCAAAGCTTACTCTGACTGGTAGTTTCTGCTAGAATGCATTTTTCCTTTAAGGGTATGTTTGGATACATGGGCTAAttgctagctagctaaaaattagctctaGTGCATCCAAACAGGAGCTAATAGGTGGGCTAATTTTTAAGCCAAGTCTTCAACTAGTTAGCCAACTAGCtagccaaccatagctcatttgGGCTAAATTTTAGCTCCAACTAGTAACTAGCCATAtgtatccaaacaggccctaaatatgATGAAATTATAGTAATATATTTTTCCTTTATATGCCCACTTTCTTATTACTGATAGAATTTTGTGCTGTATTTAAAGATCAAATGTTATAGAACTCTTCTCAACTAAATGATATCTTTCAGTGTTCCAAAAGGCGCTATTCTGCACTCTCCGCTTATGTGATGGGCGTGGGGTACCATGGaaccttgtgtgtgtgtgtgtgtggtggtggtggtggggggtaGGCGGTACTCCCGCGTGTTGCCAGCCCGACATGCCGCCCTCGGTGGCTGCTACGTTTAGATCGACCCAGGGAGGTACGTGTGAGGGAGTATGGGACTTCAGGCGATGTCAGAGGAGGTGGGTATGTCTAGCGGCTTTGGAGAAGAGGGGACAGTGGGTGGATTAGGCAAGGACTGGGGGCGGCAGGCAACGTGGGGGAGGCAGGGACTGGCTGCGGTGGCGGGGGAGGCACGGACTGGACGTCGGACGGCAGAGATGGGGACGGAAGGTGGTGGCGCCGCTGCCAGTTGCGAGTCTGTGCAGAGCTGGGAGCAGCAAATGGATAAGGTGTGAGGGGAGGGTAGGGATAAGGCTTGCTCTTCAGACTTGGGCTTCGGCTGCTTTCATGGGCCTTTCTATCTAACTCTTGGCCCACTGGTATcctgtttcttcttttctttttagaCTTTTAGATGTTAGATGTAATATGTATGGCCATGGAATGCCTAGGCGTGCCTAGGTCCTAGGCGGAGGGTCACTGCCTAgagatcgcataaaccttttgTAACCTTGTTATATTTTGGTtgtacttttttttttggaaaaatagaAATAAAGAGGATTATCTGGCAACTGATTTGTTTACTTTGCTTTTTTGTCTCTTCCAGCATGACGCTGCCTGCCGTGTTATAGCCAGATTAAAGAAGGAAAGGGATGAGGCTAGAGCACTTTTGGCTCAAGCTGAGAGACAGATTCCTGCATCAGTTGCAGGAGCTGCTCCTGCAGCTGTTGTTTCCAATGGAAAAAGAGGTACCAGCTGTTTGATGTTCTGCATCTAAATTGATATTTCAAGTTTTAGGTATCTCATAATTCATCTTTGTTTGATACAGCAATAGAAGATGAAATTGGCCCTGACGGGAAGAAGATTTGTCCTGGTATCAACCCTGTCATGATTGATGAACTTACAGAGTGTAATACCATGCTTTCAGCACAGCGTAAGAAAAGACAGGTATGTGTTGTGCTCCATATTCAGCATTAAAAGTTAAAATAAGGTCTAAAACATTAATTGTGGTAGCTGTACTTTATAAAAAAACTGAATTCTCTAGAGTTAGCTTGCTTCATGAGCTTGCCATGCATCAAGTTATTTTGACTGTAGATTGCATGTTAACAAGCTAGTTCCATATCCTTCAACTGTCGTTTAAGCTTTAGTTGCATGTTGTTGAGTTAGTTACTACGGAGTAATTGCTTCTGTTTTCTCTCAGGTTCCTCCAACTCTGGCACCGATCGATGCACTCGAGAGATACACTCAAATCTCCAGCCATCCCCTTCATAAGACAAACAAACCAGGCATTTTGTCCATGGATGTTCATCCTTCAAAGGTTAGTTTCTTACTACGTGTTTGGATATTATATATCTCTTTGCTGTAATGGCACATAAATTGATCACTTATATCTGGCGGTGATGCATTTTAATCATGGACAAATTAGCGTCCCACACATGactgtttatatgcttcagagtCCTTGTTTTAGCTGGCATAATTAGCTTTAAGCAGTTAAGGATGATTTGTGTCCCGTTCATTTCAAGTGTAATTTGCCTGGATGTTATATATCTGAAGTCTGAACAGGAAAACCAGTGAATTGTTCTTGATGCAAGGGCCTTCTCAGAAAATATTGAGTTCTACCAAATCATATTCACAAGTTTTCAGttatcattaattcatcataatTATTGATGTAGTTGTAGCTTTGATGGGAACCTTGTTTATTTCAACTTTAGTGAAGTTAAATTGATGTAGAATTTCATTCTATTTATCCAGTTACCTTGTTCTTGTCATGGATTTACAGGACATTGTTGCAACTGGGGGTATCGATACAAATGCAGTACTCTTTGATCGGGCATCTGGTCAAATCTTGTGCACGCTTACTGGTCACTCGAAGAAGGTATTTCCCCATGTGATTTTGAATTTTGTTCTATCTTCTATAATTTCCAGCAAGTTGTAACATTGTAACTTTCCATTACACAGATAACCACTTTGAAGTTTGTTCCACGGGATCAACTCTTTGTAACTGGATCAGCAGATAAGGCAATTCCCATTTACCATAGGTTTAAGTAACCACTGGAATAATAGGCCATATTAATTACATTACTGATTTATTTGCAAACGTTGCAGACTGTTCGCATTTGGCAAGAGAGTGAGAATGGAAGCTATAACTGCGTCCATACATTGAAAGACCATACTGCTGAGGTTAGTATTTTGGCGGCTAGGATCTTATAACGCTTGCATTCTTTATACGAATGGTTTGCCCAGACAGCTATTAgtatgctatatatatatatatatatatatatatatatatatatatatattactttgCATTCAGATTCCATTCGTATGGCTTACAAATTTACTTTTATTACTTTGTATGTTTAATAATTGAATCCTTTTTTATGTAAGAATAAATTATCAGAGGGGGAATTTATATTGTAAAATAAATTTGCAAAATATTTTCTGATGGATGCCTGTAGTATGCTTCTATCAAAAAGTATAAAATATCTTTCTTTTTTTCACCAAATATTCTTGGTTGTTGCACTCTTAACTGTTTTGGCTCATTCATGTGTGCTGTTATTAATTACAGAAATGTGAAATGCTCCCCGTACTTTTATAATATAGCAGTGCTTAGTGCCTACTGTCTTAACTATTAGTAGTCTTGTTATTAAAAAGCCTAATTTTCTTTTTGTAATCTCTTAGGTTGAAGCTGTTACAGTACATGCAACTCAGAAGTATTTTGTGAGTGCTTCCAAGGATAACTCGTGGTGCTTTTATGATATGTCAACAGGATCTTGCCTGACACAGGTTACCTCcctcacacacatgcacacatatTCTTACTACACATGAGTATGCATACCAATGTGCATGATTATTTTTATCAGGTTGGCGAGGCTTCAGGACAAGAGGGATATACATCCGCGGCTTTCCATCCAGATGGTCTTATCCTTGGAACAGGAACTACTGATGCTGTTGTTAAAATTTGGGATGTGAAGACTCAGGTGTGATTTGGTACTATGGTATCACTTTATTCAAGATTGTTTTTAGGTGTTCATGCTCTTGAAACATATCTGATAATGACATTTCTATCTGTAGTCAAATGTCGCAAAGTTTGAGGGGCATGTTGGACCAGTCACTGCTATGTCTTTCTCTGAAAATGGTTACTTCCTAGCGGTACGTAATTTAGATAAAAGCTATGTGCACAATGTTAAATTTATTTAGTTTCTAATATTTGCCATTACTTTGCAGACTGCTGCTCATGATGGTGTCAAGCTTTGGGATCTTC
It encodes:
- the LOC136487433 gene encoding pre-mRNA-processing factor 19, whose protein sequence is MICAISGEVPDEPVVSKKSGLLFERRLIERYVEDHGKCPVTKEDLTMDDIVPVKTNKVVKPRPLQAASIPGLLGIFQNEWDALMLSNFALEQQLHTARQELSHALYQHDAACRVIARLKKERDEARALLAQAERQIPASVAGAAPAAVVSNGKRAIEDEIGPDGKKICPGINPVMIDELTECNTMLSAQRKKRQVPPTLAPIDALERYTQISSHPLHKTNKPGILSMDVHPSKDIVATGGIDTNAVLFDRASGQILCTLTGHSKKITTLKFVPRDQLFVTGSADKTVRIWQESENGSYNCVHTLKDHTAEVEAVTVHATQKYFVSASKDNSWCFYDMSTGSCLTQVGEASGQEGYTSAAFHPDGLILGTGTTDAVVKIWDVKTQSNVAKFEGHVGPVTAMSFSENGYFLATAAHDGVKLWDLRKLRNFRTFSPYDSDTPTNTVEFDLSGNYLAIGGSDIRVYQVANVKSEWNLIKTLPDLSGTGKVTSVKFGADAKYIAVGSMDRNLRIFGLPGDDQMEEPNTAAE